The proteins below come from a single Oenanthe melanoleuca isolate GR-GAL-2019-014 chromosome Z, OMel1.0, whole genome shotgun sequence genomic window:
- the LOC130265266 gene encoding programmed cell death 1 ligand 1-like isoform X2, with protein MGRPLFLYIFLLYWHFLNALFTVEAPQSLFTVEHGNNVTMECTFPVNGKLEFRDLSVSWEKKDESKQVYVLRRGEEDFTKQHIDFRGRIKLLKENLNLGQSLLQITDVKLRDAGDYRCVIFYGGGDYKTIHLKVKAPYRIINQGVVSTGHNEWKLTCQSEGYPEAEVIWQNRNHEDLTDKASTRFETGSDQLYRVTSTLTIKSGIDEVFYCIFWNKELHENTSAILHIADSADGILHTESRRFVGAALIATAFIGSGLLFLLCIRKARANKDNRTPVANSSIAKLSKDRDTHDCRDDAFEDRELKYMQIEKI; from the exons ATGGGAAGGCCTTTgtttttgtatatatttttactCTACTGGCATTTCCTAAATG ctttattCACTGTTGAAGCTCCTCAATCACTCTTCACTGTGGAACATGGGAACAACGTGACCATGGAATGCACATTTCCAGTGAATGGGAAATTAGAGTTTAGAGATTTAAGTGtcagctgggaaaagaaagatgagTCAAAGCAGGTTTATGTACTTCGCAGAGGAGAGGAAGACTTCACAAAACAGCACATTGACTTTAGGGGAAGAATAAAATTGTTGAAAGAGAACTTGAACTTGGGACAGTCTCTCCTTCAGATCACTGATGTAAAGCTCAGAGATGCAGGGGATTACCGCTGCGTTATTTTCTATGGGGGAGGTGACTACAAGACAATCCATCTGAAAGTTAAGG CTCCTTATAGAATTATAAACCAAGGAGTGGTGAGCACAGGACACAATGAGTGGAAGCTGACATGTCAGTCAGAAGGGTACCCAGAAGCTGAAGTGATATGGCAAAACAGAAACCATGAAGATTTGACTGATAAGGCAAGCACAAGATTTGAAACTGGAAGTGACCAGTTGTATCGTGTGACAAGTACCCTTACAATCAAAAGTGGGATTGATGAGGTTTTTTACTGTATATTCTGGAATAAAGAGCTGCACGAAAATACATCTGCCATTTTACACATAGCAG ATTCAGCTGACGGCATTCTCCATACTGAGAGCAGACGCTTTGTTGGAGCAGCTCTCATTGCTACTGCTTTTATTGGATCAGGGCTTCTATTTCTGCTCTGCATAAGAAAAG ctaGAGCAAATAAGGACAACAGAACACCTGTGGCAAATTCATCAATAGCAA AGCTGTCAAAAGACAGGGATACTCATGACTGCAGAGATGATGCTTTTGAAGACAGAGAGCTGAAAT ATATGCAAATTGAGAAGATCTAG
- the LOC130265266 gene encoding programmed cell death 1 ligand 1-like isoform X1, whose amino-acid sequence MMETFQCIQVQRSSWRPTGLDCNFLVLSRTPLVGSTYIMGRPLFLYIFLLYWHFLNALFTVEAPQSLFTVEHGNNVTMECTFPVNGKLEFRDLSVSWEKKDESKQVYVLRRGEEDFTKQHIDFRGRIKLLKENLNLGQSLLQITDVKLRDAGDYRCVIFYGGGDYKTIHLKVKAPYRIINQGVVSTGHNEWKLTCQSEGYPEAEVIWQNRNHEDLTDKASTRFETGSDQLYRVTSTLTIKSGIDEVFYCIFWNKELHENTSAILHIADSADGILHTESRRFVGAALIATAFIGSGLLFLLCIRKARANKDNRTPVANSSIAKLSKDRDTHDCRDDAFEDRELKYMQIEKI is encoded by the exons ATGATGGAGACATTCCAATGCATACAGGTCCAGAGAAGCTCTTGGAGACCCACAGGATTAGACTGCAATTTTCTGGTGCTTTCAAGGACACCACTTGTGG GTTCAACCTACATCATGGGAAGGCCTTTgtttttgtatatatttttactCTACTGGCATTTCCTAAATG ctttattCACTGTTGAAGCTCCTCAATCACTCTTCACTGTGGAACATGGGAACAACGTGACCATGGAATGCACATTTCCAGTGAATGGGAAATTAGAGTTTAGAGATTTAAGTGtcagctgggaaaagaaagatgagTCAAAGCAGGTTTATGTACTTCGCAGAGGAGAGGAAGACTTCACAAAACAGCACATTGACTTTAGGGGAAGAATAAAATTGTTGAAAGAGAACTTGAACTTGGGACAGTCTCTCCTTCAGATCACTGATGTAAAGCTCAGAGATGCAGGGGATTACCGCTGCGTTATTTTCTATGGGGGAGGTGACTACAAGACAATCCATCTGAAAGTTAAGG CTCCTTATAGAATTATAAACCAAGGAGTGGTGAGCACAGGACACAATGAGTGGAAGCTGACATGTCAGTCAGAAGGGTACCCAGAAGCTGAAGTGATATGGCAAAACAGAAACCATGAAGATTTGACTGATAAGGCAAGCACAAGATTTGAAACTGGAAGTGACCAGTTGTATCGTGTGACAAGTACCCTTACAATCAAAAGTGGGATTGATGAGGTTTTTTACTGTATATTCTGGAATAAAGAGCTGCACGAAAATACATCTGCCATTTTACACATAGCAG ATTCAGCTGACGGCATTCTCCATACTGAGAGCAGACGCTTTGTTGGAGCAGCTCTCATTGCTACTGCTTTTATTGGATCAGGGCTTCTATTTCTGCTCTGCATAAGAAAAG ctaGAGCAAATAAGGACAACAGAACACCTGTGGCAAATTCATCAATAGCAA AGCTGTCAAAAGACAGGGATACTCATGACTGCAGAGATGATGCTTTTGAAGACAGAGAGCTGAAAT ATATGCAAATTGAGAAGATCTAG
- the LOC130265266 gene encoding programmed cell death 1 ligand 1-like isoform X3 produces MTNTKSGLSGGKKKTLKIFRVVISQYSNSSENFNPFLSEKLNTAANFLSLEEICSTYIMGRPLFLYIFLLYWHFLNALFTVEAPQSLFTVEHGNNVTMECTFPVNGKLEFRDLSVSWEKKDESKQVYVLRRGEEDFTKQHIDFRGRIKLLKENLNLGQSLLQITDVKLRDAGDYRCVIFYGGGDYKTIHLKVKAPYRIINQGVVSTGHNEWKLTCQSEGYPEAEVIWQNRNHEDLTDKASTRFETGSDQLYRVTSTLTIKSGIDEVFYCIFWNKELHENTSAILHIADSADGILHTESRRFVGAALIATAFIGSGLLFLLCIRKARANKDNRTPVANSSIAKLSKDRDTHDCRDDAFEDRELKYMQIEKI; encoded by the exons ATGACAAATACTAAGAGCGGGCTGTCAGGcggaaagaagaaaacactgaaaatttttagAGTGGTCATTTCACAGTATTCTAACTCTTCTGAGAACTTCAACCCTTTTCT aagtgaaaaattgAATACAGCAGCAAACTTTCTCAGTCTTGAGGAAATTT GTTCAACCTACATCATGGGAAGGCCTTTgtttttgtatatatttttactCTACTGGCATTTCCTAAATG ctttattCACTGTTGAAGCTCCTCAATCACTCTTCACTGTGGAACATGGGAACAACGTGACCATGGAATGCACATTTCCAGTGAATGGGAAATTAGAGTTTAGAGATTTAAGTGtcagctgggaaaagaaagatgagTCAAAGCAGGTTTATGTACTTCGCAGAGGAGAGGAAGACTTCACAAAACAGCACATTGACTTTAGGGGAAGAATAAAATTGTTGAAAGAGAACTTGAACTTGGGACAGTCTCTCCTTCAGATCACTGATGTAAAGCTCAGAGATGCAGGGGATTACCGCTGCGTTATTTTCTATGGGGGAGGTGACTACAAGACAATCCATCTGAAAGTTAAGG CTCCTTATAGAATTATAAACCAAGGAGTGGTGAGCACAGGACACAATGAGTGGAAGCTGACATGTCAGTCAGAAGGGTACCCAGAAGCTGAAGTGATATGGCAAAACAGAAACCATGAAGATTTGACTGATAAGGCAAGCACAAGATTTGAAACTGGAAGTGACCAGTTGTATCGTGTGACAAGTACCCTTACAATCAAAAGTGGGATTGATGAGGTTTTTTACTGTATATTCTGGAATAAAGAGCTGCACGAAAATACATCTGCCATTTTACACATAGCAG ATTCAGCTGACGGCATTCTCCATACTGAGAGCAGACGCTTTGTTGGAGCAGCTCTCATTGCTACTGCTTTTATTGGATCAGGGCTTCTATTTCTGCTCTGCATAAGAAAAG ctaGAGCAAATAAGGACAACAGAACACCTGTGGCAAATTCATCAATAGCAA AGCTGTCAAAAGACAGGGATACTCATGACTGCAGAGATGATGCTTTTGAAGACAGAGAGCTGAAAT ATATGCAAATTGAGAAGATCTAG